One part of the Eucalyptus grandis isolate ANBG69807.140 chromosome 10, ASM1654582v1, whole genome shotgun sequence genome encodes these proteins:
- the LOC104423983 gene encoding LOW QUALITY PROTEIN: thaumatin-like protein 1 (The sequence of the model RefSeq protein was modified relative to this genomic sequence to represent the inferred CDS: inserted 2 bases in 1 codon), translated as MASLGIAVALFFHVLVFLVTGADSATFTIVNSCSFKVWPGILSGAGTAPLSTTGLALDPGATTSVTVPASWSGRLWGRTLCSQDPATGKFACLTGDCGSSTLECSGSGAXPPATLAEFTLNGAGGLDFYDVSLVDGYNLPMLVVPRGGSASGAGNCTATGCAADLNVGCPQELKVTSAASEGGVACKSACDAFGDPQYCCSGAYGSPSTCRPSQYSEFFKRACPKAYSYAYDDGTSTFTCASADYEITFCPTPSTSVKAAGGEYAMLAAEVSGGVASSSWTPPLSAVAVAVSATVWQLRQLL; from the exons ATGGCTTCGCTCGGAATCGCAGTTGCTCTGTTCTTCCACGTTTTGGTCTTCTTGGTCACTG GTGCGGATTCGGCGACATTCACCATAGTCAACTCGTGCAGCTTCAAGGTCTGGCCGGGGATCCTCTCCGGGGCCGGAACCGCGCCGCTCTCCACCACCGGCCTCGCCCTCGACCCCGGCGCGACCACCTCGGTGACCGTCCCTGCCTCCTGGTCCGGCCGCCTCTGGGGCCGCACCCTCTGTTCCCAGGACCCTGCCACCGGCAAGTTCGCCTGCCTCACCGGCGACTGCGGCTCCTCCACCCTCGAGTGCTCCGGCAGCGGCGC CCCTCCGGCCACCCTCGCGGAGTTCACGCTCAACGGCGCCGGCGGGCTCGACTTCTACGACGTCAGCCTGGTCGACGGGTACAACCTCCCGATGCTGGTTGTGCCGCGGGGCGGCTCCGCCTCCGGGGCAGGGAACTGCACCGCGACGGGGTGCGCGGCGGACCTGAACGTCGGGTGCCCGCAGGAGCTGAAGGTGACGAGCGCCGCGAGCGAGGGCGGGGTGGCATGCAAGAGCGCGTGCGACGCGTTCGGGGACCCGCAGTACTGCTGCAGCGGCGCCTACGGATCGCCGAGCACGTGCAGGCCGAGCCAGTACTCGGAGTTCTTCAAGAGGGCGTGCCCGAAGGCCTACAGCTACGCCTACGACGACGGCACCAGCACCTTCACCTGCGCCTCGGCGGATTACGAGATCACATTCTGCCCGACGCCTTCCACGAG TGTCAAGGCGGCGGGCGGTGAGTACGCGATGTTGGCGGCGGAGGTCTCAGGCGGCGTTGCCTCGTCGTCGTGGACGCCGCCACTCTCGGCCGTCGCTGTCGCCGTTTCAGCGACAGTATGGCAATTGCGGCAGCTGCTCTGa